One genomic segment of Cystobacter fuscus DSM 2262 includes these proteins:
- a CDS encoding lysylphosphatidylglycerol synthase transmembrane domain-containing protein, whose translation MKRAVKLVASLIVTLLFFWWAFQDADWESQLSVLKSANYAWVVPYFGILTLIHVARTLRWGCLLSGMERVPFGKLNEASGIGFMMLLVLPFRLGEFARPLLIAQRSSIRRSAAMTSVVLERITDGMFVAVMMRLLLFFVPTNVPGMRYVKLGANLMFAGFGGLLVFLLFALWHQERAVRLVRSTVGRVVPALADKVADVVDTFVGAMRQLPGPRQMVGFFLYTLLYWGLNGAGMAVLSRAFGALSLTLFQAYVLNCVLVVGIMIPAAPGMLGTFHAAIKVGLSLFLPASVVNSSGLAYANVLWLCQTLQQVGFGLLLMNAGHQSFKDIAGKLNKEQQASSLPSA comes from the coding sequence GTGAAACGTGCCGTGAAACTCGTCGCCAGTCTGATCGTGACCCTGCTCTTCTTCTGGTGGGCGTTCCAGGATGCGGACTGGGAGTCACAGCTGTCCGTCCTGAAGTCGGCCAACTACGCGTGGGTGGTGCCGTACTTCGGCATCCTGACGCTCATCCACGTGGCGCGCACCTTGCGCTGGGGCTGCCTGTTGTCGGGGATGGAGCGGGTGCCCTTTGGCAAGCTGAACGAGGCGTCGGGCATCGGCTTCATGATGCTGCTGGTGCTGCCCTTCCGATTGGGTGAGTTCGCCCGGCCCCTGCTCATCGCCCAGCGCAGCTCCATCCGGCGCAGCGCGGCGATGACCTCGGTGGTGCTCGAGCGCATCACGGACGGCATGTTCGTGGCCGTGATGATGCGCCTGCTGCTCTTCTTCGTGCCGACGAACGTGCCGGGGATGCGCTACGTGAAGCTGGGTGCCAACCTGATGTTCGCGGGGTTCGGCGGATTGCTCGTCTTCCTGCTGTTCGCGCTGTGGCACCAGGAGCGCGCGGTGCGGCTGGTGCGCTCGACGGTGGGCCGGGTGGTTCCGGCCCTCGCGGACAAGGTGGCGGACGTGGTGGACACGTTCGTGGGCGCCATGCGGCAGTTGCCCGGGCCTCGCCAGATGGTGGGCTTCTTCCTCTACACGCTCCTCTACTGGGGACTCAACGGCGCGGGCATGGCCGTGCTGTCGCGCGCGTTCGGCGCCCTGAGCCTGACGCTGTTCCAGGCCTACGTGCTCAACTGCGTGCTGGTGGTGGGCATCATGATTCCCGCCGCACCCGGCATGCTCGGCACCTTCCATGCCGCCATCAAGGTGGGCCTGTCGCTGTTCCTCCCCGCCTCGGTGGTCAACAGCAGCGGGCTGGCGTACGCGAACGTGCTGTGGCTGTGCCAGACGCTGCAGCAGGTGGGCTTCGGACTCCTGCTGATGAACGCGGGCCACCAGTCCTTCAAGGACATCGCCGGCAAGCTGAACAAGGAGCAACAGGCCTCCTCGCTGCCCTCGGCCTGA
- a CDS encoding DNA gyrase inhibitor YacG — MNVRECSICKKPVAPRAENPAFPFCSKRCRMVDLGRWLGEEYRVPDRQVDEQEDELPTEQHPDRTPGDA; from the coding sequence ATGAATGTTCGAGAGTGTTCCATCTGCAAGAAGCCGGTCGCTCCGCGTGCCGAGAACCCGGCGTTCCCGTTCTGCTCCAAGCGCTGCCGCATGGTGGACCTGGGGCGCTGGCTCGGCGAGGAGTACCGGGTCCCGGATCGTCAGGTGGACGAGCAGGAAGACGAGCTGCCGACGGAGCAGCACCCGGACCGGACGCCAGGAGACGCTTGA
- a CDS encoding LLM class flavin-dependent oxidoreductase yields the protein MARPLELGLDTFGDVTLGPDGEPLSQAQVIRDVVAQAVLADELGLDFFGVGEHHRADFAVSAPEVVLAGIATRTNRIHLGSAVTVLSSDDPVRVFQRFSTLDALAKGRAEVILGRGSFTESFPLFGYELRQYETLFEEKLDLFAALLREEAVTWRGTTRAALQGQRVFPRIETGSLKTWIGVGGSPESVVRAAHYDLPMMLAIIGGDPVRFRPYVELYHRAFGQLERPAQPIGVHSPGYVARTDAAAREEFWPHYKRMRDRIGAERGWPPMSAAEFEREVEQGSLYLGSPETVARKIAATAKALGLSRFDLKYSAGPLPHDKLMRCIELYGREVVPLVRDMLG from the coding sequence ATGGCAAGACCTCTGGAACTTGGATTGGACACCTTCGGGGATGTCACCCTTGGCCCCGACGGCGAGCCGCTCTCGCAGGCCCAGGTCATCCGCGACGTCGTGGCGCAGGCCGTCCTCGCCGACGAGCTCGGCCTCGACTTCTTCGGCGTGGGTGAGCACCACCGGGCCGACTTCGCCGTCTCCGCGCCCGAGGTCGTGCTCGCGGGGATCGCCACGCGCACGAACCGCATCCACCTCGGCTCGGCCGTGACGGTGCTGAGCTCGGACGATCCCGTGCGCGTGTTCCAGCGCTTCTCCACGCTCGATGCCCTGGCCAAGGGGCGTGCCGAGGTGATCCTCGGGCGCGGCTCCTTCACCGAGTCCTTTCCTCTCTTCGGCTACGAGCTGCGCCAGTACGAGACGCTGTTCGAGGAGAAGCTCGACCTCTTCGCGGCGCTGCTGCGCGAGGAAGCCGTGACGTGGCGGGGCACGACGCGCGCCGCCCTCCAGGGGCAACGCGTGTTCCCGAGGATCGAGACCGGCTCGCTCAAGACCTGGATCGGCGTGGGTGGAAGTCCGGAGTCGGTGGTGCGCGCGGCTCACTATGACCTGCCCATGATGCTGGCCATCATCGGCGGCGACCCCGTGCGCTTCAGGCCCTATGTCGAGCTCTACCACCGTGCCTTCGGACAGCTCGAGCGCCCCGCCCAGCCGATCGGCGTCCATTCACCCGGCTATGTGGCCAGGACGGACGCGGCGGCGCGCGAGGAGTTCTGGCCGCACTACAAGCGGATGCGCGATCGGATTGGCGCCGAGCGCGGCTGGCCCCCGATGAGCGCGGCGGAGTTCGAGCGGGAGGTCGAGCAGGGCTCGCTCTACCTCGGCTCGCCCGAGACCGTCGCGCGCAAGATCGCCGCGACGGCCAAGGCCCTCGGCCTGTCTCGCTTCGACCTGAAGTACAGCGCGGGCCCGCTGCCGCACGACAAGCTCATGCGCTGCATCGAGCTGTATGGCCGCGAGGTCGTTCCCCTCGTGCGGGACATGCTCGGCTGA
- a CDS encoding agmatinase family protein: protein MPAAFDPSAAAPQDSGIFGLPHTPEEAHVVLIPVPFEATTSYGGGTSDGPSAVLQASRQVDLFDVDTGRPYERGIALLPEPEQWRAWNTRAKERAVPIIEAGGIDASQPELMAASKEVNGLCEQLHEAVYQTAKEWLDKGKRVGAVGGDHSISYGIIRAHAEKYPGLGVLHLDAHADLRDAYEGFAWSHASIMHNVAERIPGVKSLVQVAIRDMSEDEHRYIEASGGRVKAFFDTELQRKRFDGIPWNRQVDEIVQQLPQQVYLSFDIDGLDPTLCPHTGTPVPGGLSFPEAVALISGVVRSGRTIVGFDLTEVAPDPEGGEWDGNVGARLLYKMIGWMLKSERP from the coding sequence ATGCCCGCCGCCTTCGATCCCAGCGCCGCCGCTCCCCAGGACTCCGGCATCTTCGGCCTCCCCCACACGCCCGAGGAGGCCCACGTCGTCCTCATCCCCGTGCCCTTCGAGGCCACCACCAGCTATGGCGGGGGCACCTCGGACGGTCCCTCGGCCGTGCTCCAGGCCAGCCGGCAGGTGGACCTGTTCGACGTGGACACCGGCCGTCCCTACGAGCGGGGCATCGCCCTGCTGCCCGAGCCCGAGCAGTGGCGTGCGTGGAACACCCGCGCCAAGGAGCGCGCCGTGCCCATCATCGAGGCGGGTGGCATCGACGCCTCCCAGCCCGAGCTCATGGCCGCCTCCAAGGAGGTCAACGGCCTGTGCGAGCAGCTCCACGAGGCGGTGTACCAGACGGCGAAGGAGTGGCTCGACAAGGGCAAGCGGGTGGGCGCCGTGGGTGGGGACCACTCCATCTCCTACGGCATCATCCGGGCGCACGCGGAGAAGTATCCCGGCCTGGGCGTGCTGCACCTGGACGCGCACGCGGACCTGCGCGACGCGTACGAGGGCTTCGCCTGGTCGCACGCGTCCATCATGCACAACGTGGCCGAGCGCATTCCCGGGGTGAAGAGCCTCGTGCAGGTGGCCATCCGGGACATGAGCGAGGACGAGCACCGCTACATCGAGGCCTCGGGTGGCCGCGTGAAGGCCTTCTTCGACACGGAGCTCCAGCGCAAGCGCTTCGATGGCATTCCGTGGAACCGCCAGGTGGATGAGATCGTCCAGCAGCTCCCCCAGCAGGTGTACCTGTCCTTCGACATCGACGGGCTGGATCCCACGCTGTGCCCGCACACGGGGACGCCGGTGCCGGGCGGACTGTCCTTCCCCGAGGCGGTGGCGCTCATCTCCGGGGTGGTGCGCTCGGGGCGGACCATCGTCGGGTTCGACCTCACCGAGGTCGCCCCGGATCCCGAGGGCGGCGAGTGGGACGGCAACGTGGGCGCCCGGCTGCTCTACAAGATGATCGGCTGGATGCTGAAGTCCGAGCGGCCGTAG
- a CDS encoding magnesium transporter: protein MDAPGEAHFLLQGDRLSRDFVSVGVEDTVAQALEKMRAAPGSNEIFYCYACDPSGRLVGVVPIRKLIRAAPDERIASLMFTRVVKLPVDAPDSLVEDFFVTYRFLAFPVVDAEGRIVGVVEVGNFVDAFSDTLFDEVEGRVRDEVFRFVGLPENELVQTHPVRMALRRFPWLLVNIGGGFLAATVSRLFEQTVERLVVVAAFIPMVLVLSESLGVQTTAVSASMIANQRVDVPQVRREVLGTSLAGMMAAGVVALLGSLYSPHLAFPFVLFIAITLSTSLAAGLGALLPFAFQRFRVDPHLASAPLVLAISDNITLLTYFTLVTRLLG from the coding sequence GTGGACGCCCCCGGTGAAGCGCACTTCCTCCTGCAAGGTGACCGGCTCTCCCGCGACTTCGTCTCGGTGGGCGTCGAGGACACCGTCGCCCAGGCGCTGGAGAAGATGCGCGCGGCGCCCGGCAGCAACGAGATCTTCTACTGCTACGCGTGCGATCCCTCGGGCCGCCTGGTGGGCGTGGTGCCCATCCGCAAGCTCATCCGCGCGGCGCCCGACGAGCGCATCGCCTCGCTCATGTTCACCCGCGTGGTGAAGCTGCCGGTGGACGCGCCGGACTCGCTGGTGGAGGACTTCTTCGTCACCTACCGCTTCCTGGCCTTCCCGGTGGTGGACGCCGAGGGCCGCATCGTCGGCGTGGTGGAGGTGGGCAACTTCGTCGACGCCTTCTCCGACACCCTCTTCGACGAGGTGGAGGGCCGCGTGCGCGACGAGGTGTTCCGCTTCGTCGGTCTACCGGAGAACGAGCTGGTGCAGACGCACCCGGTGCGCATGGCCCTGCGGCGCTTTCCCTGGCTGCTCGTCAACATCGGCGGCGGCTTCCTCGCGGCCACCGTGTCGCGGCTCTTCGAGCAGACGGTGGAGCGGCTCGTCGTGGTGGCCGCCTTCATCCCCATGGTGCTCGTGCTCTCCGAGAGCCTGGGCGTGCAGACCACCGCCGTGTCCGCGTCGATGATCGCCAACCAGCGCGTGGACGTGCCCCAGGTGCGCCGCGAGGTGCTCGGCACGAGCCTCGCCGGGATGATGGCCGCCGGGGTGGTGGCCCTGCTGGGCAGCCTCTACTCCCCGCACCTCGCCTTCCCCTTCGTGCTCTTCATCGCCATCACCCTCTCCACCTCGCTCGCCGCGGGGCTGGGCGCCCTGCTGCCCTTCGCCTTCCAGCGCTTCCGGGTGGATCCGCACCTGGCCTCGGCCCCGCTGGTGCTCGCCATTTCCGACAACATCACCCTGCTCACGTACTTCACCCTCGTCACCCGCCTGCTCGGCTAG
- the dusA gene encoding tRNA dihydrouridine(20/20a) synthase DusA: MTARPPASTLPSHRLSVAPMMDWTDRHDRYFLRLISKRTRLYTEMVTTGAILYGDKPRHLDFSQEEHPLALQLGGSDPAQLAECVRIAEQWGYDEVNLNVGCPSDRVQNGMFGACLMAKPDLVARCVEAMRGATRLPVTVKHRLGIDDLDSYELLTHFVRTVSGAGCDTFIVHARKAFLQGLSPKENREIPPLRYEWVRQLKTDFPHLTLSLNGGVKSLAEARAHLEWADGVMIGREAYQNPYMLALADSVIFGETAPAPTRRQVVESLQPYVEELLARGEYLSRVTRHILGLFAGLPGARGWRRVLSERANKPGAGLEVLRDALAQVPAHVLDAPATPPPSAAVPGPRSEGISDGVQAQPATLAQEALEPSAQHRA, from the coding sequence ATGACCGCCCGCCCGCCCGCGTCCACCCTTCCGAGCCACCGACTCTCCGTCGCGCCGATGATGGATTGGACCGACCGGCATGACCGCTACTTCCTGCGCCTCATCTCCAAGCGCACGCGGCTGTACACCGAGATGGTCACCACGGGCGCCATCCTGTACGGCGACAAGCCCCGGCACCTGGACTTCTCCCAGGAGGAGCACCCGCTGGCGTTGCAGCTCGGCGGCAGCGATCCGGCCCAGCTCGCCGAGTGTGTGCGCATCGCCGAGCAGTGGGGCTATGACGAGGTGAACCTCAACGTCGGCTGCCCCTCGGATCGCGTGCAGAACGGGATGTTCGGCGCGTGCCTCATGGCGAAGCCGGACCTCGTGGCCCGCTGTGTCGAGGCCATGCGCGGCGCGACCCGGTTGCCCGTCACCGTCAAGCACCGGCTGGGCATCGATGACCTCGACTCGTACGAGCTGCTGACCCACTTCGTGCGCACGGTGAGCGGGGCGGGGTGCGACACCTTCATCGTGCACGCGCGCAAGGCCTTCCTCCAGGGTCTCAGCCCCAAGGAGAACCGGGAGATTCCCCCGCTGCGCTACGAGTGGGTGCGCCAGCTCAAGACGGACTTCCCCCACCTGACCCTCTCCCTCAACGGGGGCGTGAAGTCCCTGGCGGAGGCCCGGGCACACCTGGAGTGGGCGGATGGGGTGATGATCGGCCGCGAGGCGTACCAGAACCCCTACATGCTCGCCCTGGCGGACTCGGTCATCTTCGGCGAGACGGCTCCCGCGCCCACGCGGCGCCAGGTGGTCGAGTCGCTCCAGCCCTATGTGGAGGAGCTGCTCGCGCGGGGCGAGTACCTGTCGCGCGTCACGCGCCACATCCTGGGGCTGTTCGCGGGGCTGCCGGGAGCGCGGGGCTGGCGGCGGGTGCTGAGCGAGCGCGCCAACAAGCCCGGGGCGGGCCTGGAGGTGCTGCGCGATGCGCTCGCGCAGGTGCCGGCCCACGTCCTGGACGCGCCCGCCACGCCGCCCCCGTCAGCGGCTGTCCCCGGGCCCCGGAGCGAAGGGATCTCCGACGGCGTACAGGCGCAACCAGCCACGCTCGCGCAGGAAGCGCTGGAGCCGTCCGCGCAGCACCGCGCGTAG
- a CDS encoding GH92 family glycosyl hydrolase, which produces MRLGMFCAVGALLGAMSGEARAAAPSAYDAVDPFIGTGGKGHTFPGAVAPFGMVQLSPDTDVRPFKQSYDWAAGYRHDDPTILGFSHTHFSGAGHSDLGDVLLTPFSGAVKLDPGEADKPGSGYRSRFSHEGEVARPGYYAVTLSDSRVRAELTAGLRTGMHRYTFEGKAPAGVLLDLRSSIYNYPGKVLWSRVRVARDGTVTGYRETRGWAPGRKLFFAIRFNKPLVSHALHDRDEAIVYKGFRQPGRSPADRAQLEGRALEGVFEFGALDGPLIVKVAISAVSEDNALLNLDSEQAGFDFEALRGATRAAWEQALGAVELDAPAPMRTSVYTALYHSLIAPSVFADADGRYRGPDDQVHEAEGFTFHSTFSLWDTFRAEHPLLLLVQPEKRNSDMVNSLLASQRHSPYGILPVWQFHGLETWTMIGYHAVPVIADAWLKGIRGFDANAALDAMVQSATYAPYGGLGDYTSLGYVPIDREPEAASKTVEYAYDDWTIARMARALGKEDIARTFEARAGNWRNTFDAKSGFIRARRADGAFRTPFDPTAINYGSDYTEGNAWQYSWFVPQDLGGLIKAMGGDAAVVKKLDTMFDYDNSKLDYSHAEDIAGLIGQYIHGNEPSHHVAYMYSFAGAPWRTQARLKQIVDSQYKPTPDGLSGNDDLGQMSSWLVFTALGFYPVAPGSNEYVIGRPFVERAALNLPNGKRFTVTAEGLSDANVYVGKVSLNGRPLERGFLRHEELLAGGSLHFSMQAKPNTSWATKPQARPMNKAP; this is translated from the coding sequence ATGCGGCTCGGGATGTTCTGCGCGGTGGGTGCCCTGCTGGGGGCGATGAGCGGTGAGGCGAGGGCGGCGGCCCCGTCCGCCTATGACGCGGTCGATCCGTTCATTGGAACGGGTGGCAAGGGCCACACCTTTCCCGGCGCGGTCGCGCCCTTCGGCATGGTGCAGCTCAGCCCCGACACCGACGTGCGCCCGTTCAAGCAGAGCTACGACTGGGCCGCGGGGTATCGCCACGATGATCCGACGATCCTGGGCTTCTCGCACACCCACTTCTCCGGCGCCGGCCACTCGGACCTGGGCGACGTGTTGCTCACCCCGTTCTCGGGCGCGGTGAAGCTGGATCCGGGCGAGGCGGACAAGCCGGGCTCGGGCTACCGCTCGCGCTTCAGCCACGAAGGGGAGGTCGCACGGCCGGGCTACTACGCCGTCACCCTGTCGGACTCGCGCGTGCGCGCCGAGCTGACGGCGGGGCTGCGCACCGGCATGCACCGCTACACCTTCGAGGGCAAGGCGCCGGCGGGCGTGCTGCTGGATCTGCGCTCGTCCATCTACAACTACCCGGGCAAGGTGCTGTGGTCGCGCGTGCGCGTGGCGCGGGATGGCACGGTGACCGGCTACCGCGAGACGCGCGGCTGGGCCCCCGGGCGCAAGCTCTTCTTCGCCATCCGCTTCAACAAGCCGCTCGTCTCCCACGCCCTGCACGATCGCGACGAGGCGATCGTCTACAAGGGCTTCCGCCAGCCGGGGAGGAGCCCAGCGGACAGGGCGCAGCTCGAGGGCCGCGCGCTGGAGGGCGTCTTCGAGTTCGGTGCGCTGGATGGACCGCTCATCGTCAAGGTCGCCATTTCCGCGGTCAGCGAGGACAACGCCCTGCTCAACCTGGACAGCGAACAGGCCGGTTTCGACTTCGAGGCCCTGCGCGGTGCCACCCGCGCGGCCTGGGAGCAGGCGCTGGGGGCGGTGGAGCTCGACGCACCCGCGCCGATGCGCACCAGCGTCTATACGGCCCTCTATCACAGCCTGATCGCCCCCAGCGTGTTCGCCGACGCCGATGGCCGCTACCGCGGCCCGGATGATCAGGTGCACGAGGCCGAGGGCTTCACCTTCCACTCGACCTTCTCCCTGTGGGACACCTTCCGGGCCGAGCACCCGCTGCTGCTCCTGGTCCAGCCGGAGAAGCGCAACAGCGACATGGTGAATTCGCTGCTCGCCTCCCAGCGGCACAGCCCCTACGGCATCCTGCCCGTCTGGCAGTTCCACGGGCTCGAGACCTGGACGATGATTGGCTATCACGCCGTGCCGGTGATCGCCGATGCCTGGCTCAAGGGCATCCGGGGCTTCGACGCGAACGCCGCGCTGGACGCCATGGTCCAGAGCGCGACCTACGCTCCCTATGGCGGGCTCGGGGACTACACGTCCCTGGGCTACGTCCCCATCGACAGGGAGCCGGAGGCCGCGTCCAAGACCGTCGAGTATGCCTATGACGACTGGACCATCGCCCGCATGGCCCGCGCCCTGGGCAAGGAGGACATCGCCCGGACCTTCGAGGCCCGCGCGGGCAACTGGCGCAACACCTTCGATGCCAAGAGCGGCTTCATCCGTGCCCGCCGGGCGGACGGGGCCTTCCGCACGCCCTTCGATCCCACCGCCATCAACTATGGCAGCGATTACACCGAGGGCAACGCCTGGCAGTATTCCTGGTTCGTGCCGCAGGACCTGGGTGGTTTGATCAAGGCCATGGGAGGCGACGCGGCGGTCGTCAAGAAGCTCGACACCATGTTCGACTACGACAACTCGAAGCTGGACTACTCGCACGCCGAGGACATCGCCGGGCTGATCGGCCAGTACATCCATGGCAACGAGCCCAGCCACCATGTCGCGTATATGTATTCCTTCGCCGGGGCGCCGTGGCGCACCCAGGCCCGGCTCAAGCAGATCGTCGACAGCCAGTACAAGCCCACGCCGGACGGGCTGTCGGGCAATGACGACCTGGGCCAGATGTCCTCCTGGCTGGTCTTCACTGCGCTCGGTTTCTATCCCGTCGCGCCCGGCTCGAATGAGTATGTCATCGGCCGACCCTTCGTGGAGCGCGCGGCGCTGAACCTGCCCAATGGCAAGCGCTTCACCGTGACGGCCGAGGGCCTCTCGGATGCCAATGTCTATGTCGGCAAGGTGTCCTTGAACGGCCGCCCGCTGGAGCGCGGCTTCCTCCGCCACGAGGAGCTTCTGGCGGGAGGAAGCCTGCACTTCTCCATGCAGGCCAAACCCAATACTTCCTGGGCGACCAAACCCCAGGCGAGGCCGATGAACAAGGCGCCGTAG
- a CDS encoding GNAT family N-acetyltransferase — MPTQPIVESKQQAERHALHESHEQLYKAWSHHARHCPHGEVIERPEVLIASANVQWFVFNTAFLPAPACSEQELEEAVAAATDYFTRQGRRWMLVLSEDRLAGALRPRARQVLDGLGLSPMFSLTGMVAERLAPARRPPPELEVREMADAEERQHLSDLNAISHEVPLAWGRELLGWEGLYEGNGRGYVGYCQGEAVSGAAVFALEGVSYVAVVATRPEYRRRGFAEAVLRHGLAEARRSWGLERTVLHASEVGYQLYLHLGYRPVARFQFYLAATQA; from the coding sequence ATGCCCACGCAACCCATTGTCGAAAGCAAGCAGCAAGCCGAGCGCCATGCACTGCACGAGTCCCACGAGCAGCTCTACAAGGCGTGGAGCCATCATGCTCGGCACTGCCCTCACGGCGAGGTAATCGAGCGGCCGGAGGTGTTGATTGCCTCGGCGAACGTGCAGTGGTTCGTGTTCAATACGGCCTTCCTGCCGGCCCCCGCCTGCTCGGAGCAAGAGTTGGAGGAGGCCGTCGCGGCGGCAACCGACTACTTCACGCGACAGGGGCGGAGGTGGATGCTGGTGCTGAGCGAGGACCGGCTGGCCGGAGCGCTGCGGCCGAGGGCCCGGCAGGTGCTCGATGGGCTCGGCCTATCGCCGATGTTCTCGCTCACGGGCATGGTGGCCGAACGGCTAGCTCCGGCGCGGAGGCCACCTCCGGAGTTGGAAGTCCGTGAGATGGCGGACGCGGAGGAGCGCCAGCACCTGAGCGATCTCAATGCGATCAGCCATGAGGTTCCGCTGGCGTGGGGAAGAGAGCTGCTTGGGTGGGAGGGGCTGTATGAGGGCAATGGGCGAGGCTACGTAGGGTACTGCCAGGGTGAGGCGGTCTCGGGCGCGGCGGTGTTCGCGTTGGAGGGCGTGAGCTACGTGGCGGTGGTGGCCACACGGCCGGAGTACCGGCGGCGGGGTTTCGCCGAGGCGGTGCTCCGCCACGGTCTGGCCGAGGCCAGGCGCAGCTGGGGCCTGGAGCGCACCGTGCTGCATGCCTCGGAGGTCGGCTATCAGCTCTACCTGCACTTGGGCTACCGCCCGGTGGCGCGCTTCCAGTTCTATCTCGCCGCGACCCAGGCTTGA
- a CDS encoding NAD(P)H-quinone oxidoreductase, producing the protein MQVLRITRPGGPEVLEFEERPAPTPIGSELLVRVRATALNRADLLQIHGRYAAPPGVPADVAGLEYAGEVLAVGPAVRRFQVGDRVMGLVGGGAFSEQLVTHEREAMHVPTPLDFTQAAALPEAYLTAFDALVLQGGLRMGESVLIHAVASGVGSAAAQICRAMGARALGTGRNAQKLARATEWGVEKTVLCDTQPPRFADAVKEATGGRGVDLALDLVGGDYLPETLRAMALQGRVLLVGLVAGRQAEVDLDVVLARRLHITGTVLRSRQPEEKMALVQAAERSLLPLFHSRALTPVVDAIYPMKQAREAITRMARNETVGKLVLRWE; encoded by the coding sequence ATGCAGGTCCTTCGCATCACCCGTCCTGGCGGCCCCGAGGTGCTCGAGTTCGAGGAGCGCCCCGCGCCCACCCCCATCGGCTCGGAGCTGCTCGTGCGCGTGCGCGCCACGGCGCTCAACCGCGCCGATCTGCTTCAAATCCACGGCAGGTACGCCGCGCCGCCGGGAGTCCCCGCGGACGTGGCGGGCCTGGAGTACGCGGGCGAGGTGTTGGCCGTGGGCCCGGCGGTGCGCCGCTTCCAGGTGGGCGACCGGGTGATGGGGCTGGTGGGCGGCGGGGCCTTCTCCGAGCAGCTCGTCACCCACGAGCGCGAGGCCATGCACGTGCCCACTCCGCTCGACTTCACCCAGGCCGCGGCGCTGCCCGAGGCGTACCTCACCGCCTTCGACGCGCTCGTGCTCCAGGGCGGCCTGCGCATGGGCGAGTCCGTGCTCATCCACGCGGTGGCCAGTGGCGTGGGCTCGGCGGCGGCGCAGATCTGCCGCGCCATGGGGGCGCGGGCGCTCGGCACGGGGCGCAACGCCCAGAAGCTCGCGCGGGCCACCGAGTGGGGCGTGGAGAAGACGGTGCTGTGTGACACCCAGCCCCCGCGCTTCGCGGACGCCGTGAAGGAGGCCACGGGCGGGCGCGGCGTGGACCTGGCGCTGGACCTGGTGGGCGGGGACTACCTGCCAGAGACACTGCGCGCCATGGCCCTCCAGGGACGGGTGCTGCTGGTGGGACTCGTGGCGGGCCGGCAGGCGGAAGTGGATCTGGATGTCGTCCTCGCCCGCCGGCTGCACATCACCGGCACGGTGCTGCGCAGCCGCCAGCCCGAGGAGAAGATGGCCCTCGTCCAGGCCGCCGAGCGCAGCCTCCTGCCCCTTTTCCACTCGAGGGCGCTCACCCCCGTGGTGGACGCCATCTACCCCATGAAGCAGGCGCGCGAGGCCATCACCCGCATGGCGCGCAACGAGACGGTGGGCAAGCTCGTGCTGCGGTGGGAGTGA
- a CDS encoding aquaporin, producing the protein MNRPRRLVVEALGCGLLVLALEGAHHGAEHLGMSALAGRLFMALAAGAVLACLTLVLRPFSGAHFNPALTFADALEDGTPWKDVPLYVFAQFSGGLAGRLIAHRMCGEPLLLTALAPAATSARFLTELVCTFGLLVVVRGCARNRPSTTPFAVAAYVAATVWFTDSRSLANPALVLARAASSQTSAVHPLDVETLVVSQLLGAALAVCLFRWLQRPTRASPPGPWTILCLSPQEGVAELAASLLNGLAAPARVQAIASPSDEGSVGAQACARQAILVLRLIPAGASRDAALLGEVWQLSPIELRAVLRGRLQRFLRERGWLRLYAVGDPFAPGPGDSR; encoded by the coding sequence GTGAACAGACCCCGCCGCCTCGTGGTCGAGGCATTGGGCTGTGGACTGCTGGTGTTGGCGCTGGAGGGGGCCCACCATGGCGCCGAGCACCTGGGCATGAGCGCCCTGGCGGGCCGGCTCTTCATGGCGCTGGCGGCGGGCGCGGTGCTCGCGTGCCTCACGCTGGTGTTGCGGCCCTTCTCGGGCGCCCACTTCAATCCCGCCCTCACCTTCGCCGACGCGCTGGAGGATGGCACCCCCTGGAAGGACGTCCCCCTCTACGTGTTCGCCCAGTTCTCGGGAGGACTGGCGGGCCGGTTGATCGCCCACCGCATGTGCGGCGAGCCCCTGCTGCTCACCGCCCTCGCGCCCGCGGCCACCTCGGCGCGCTTCCTCACGGAGCTCGTCTGCACCTTCGGGCTGCTCGTCGTGGTGCGCGGGTGCGCGCGCAACCGCCCCTCGACCACGCCCTTCGCGGTGGCCGCCTACGTGGCCGCCACCGTGTGGTTCACCGACTCGCGCTCCCTGGCCAACCCCGCCCTCGTCCTCGCGCGCGCGGCGAGCAGCCAGACGAGCGCCGTGCACCCGCTGGACGTGGAGACCCTCGTCGTCTCCCAATTGCTGGGCGCGGCGCTCGCGGTCTGCCTCTTCCGCTGGCTCCAGCGGCCCACCCGCGCCTCGCCGCCGGGACCCTGGACGATCCTCTGTCTGTCTCCCCAGGAGGGCGTCGCCGAGCTCGCGGCCTCCCTGCTCAACGGGCTCGCGGCCCCGGCGCGCGTGCAGGCCATCGCCTCGCCTTCCGACGAAGGGTCCGTGGGGGCCCAGGCCTGCGCGCGGCAGGCGATCCTCGTGCTGCGGCTCATTCCGGCGGGGGCCTCGCGGGACGCGGCCCTCCTCGGAGAAGTCTGGCAACTGTCCCCGATCGAGCTACGCGCGGTGCTGCGCGGACGGCTCCAGCGCTTCCTGCGCGAGCGTGGCTGGTTGCGCCTGTACGCCGTCGGAGATCCCTTCGCTCCGGGGCCCGGGGACAGCCGCTGA